One stretch of Oscillatoria acuminata PCC 6304 DNA includes these proteins:
- a CDS encoding pentapeptide repeat-containing protein gives MDAEELLRRYQAGERDFQGVDLSHANLEGVNLEWGNFSSANLAGANLNRARLERVDFGDANLTQASLIEAQLCEIDLQNANLTRANFSGARISGADYNYATKKRGSLERANLTDANFSHVELSKCKLDGADFTRADLSSANFWHCCAEERGVNFSGACLKGATLDPCQIKGGNFLRADLTGAYLSGDFVEGTDFSSANLTGANLMHACLHSAKLTGAVLKGAFYRPQTRISDEKALEGAIFIGPHAQLSNADFPGIDLSRVNLENADLSGANLTRADLTCTNFTGANLKGANLARATLSSTIFRNANLESANLKKAYLGGADLEGANLRRANLRGTRFDCFIEAADLSYADLTGASNSYTFVRECNFTGANWSYGILDQVHFEDCNMTEINLSYASLNDEVDFERCDFTRANLTGMTGGRASRGSIFNIFKDTIMRDGTRKTV, from the coding sequence GAAGGAGTCAATCTGGAATGGGGCAATTTTAGCTCCGCCAACTTGGCCGGAGCCAACCTAAACCGCGCCCGGTTGGAAAGAGTTGACTTTGGCGATGCCAATCTAACTCAAGCCAGTCTAATTGAGGCCCAACTATGTGAGATCGATCTCCAAAATGCTAACTTAACTAGAGCTAACTTCAGTGGGGCTAGGATTAGTGGGGCTGACTATAACTATGCGACAAAGAAAAGAGGTTCCTTGGAGCGGGCCAACCTCACCGATGCTAACTTCAGTCACGTCGAACTGTCCAAGTGCAAGCTTGATGGAGCTGATTTCACAAGGGCCGATCTCAGCAGTGCCAACTTCTGGCACTGCTGTGCCGAGGAGAGGGGCGTTAATTTCAGCGGCGCTTGTTTGAAGGGAGCGACTCTTGACCCCTGTCAGATTAAGGGAGGAAATTTTCTCCGAGCCGATCTCACCGGTGCGTATTTGAGCGGAGATTTTGTAGAGGGAACGGACTTCAGCTCCGCCAACCTGACCGGCGCCAACCTGATGCACGCTTGCCTGCACTCGGCCAAGTTAACTGGAGCCGTCCTCAAAGGAGCTTTCTACAGACCCCAAACCCGCATATCCGACGAGAAAGCTCTTGAGGGGGCGATTTTCATTGGACCGCACGCCCAGTTGAGCAATGCAGATTTCCCGGGAATAGATCTGAGCAGGGTGAACCTGGAAAACGCCGATTTGAGCGGCGCTAATTTAACTCGGGCTGACCTGACATGCACTAACTTCACAGGAGCCAACTTAAAAGGAGCTAACCTAGCGCGAGCCACTCTCTCAAGCACCATCTTCAGAAACGCTAACTTAGAGTCAGCCAACTTGAAAAAAGCTTATCTTGGTGGTGCCGATCTGGAAGGAGCCAACCTGCGTCGGGCTAATCTGCGCGGTACTCGTTTTGACTGCTTTATTGAGGCCGCAGATTTGAGTTATGCCGATCTAACTGGAGCGAGTAATAGTTATACCTTTGTCAGGGAGTGCAATTTCACCGGAGCCAACTGGAGCTATGGCATATTGGATCAAGTCCATTTTGAAGACTGTAATATGACGGAAATTAATTTGAGCTATGCCAGTTTGAACGACGAAGTAGATTTCGAGCGCTGTGATTTCACCCGGGCAAATCTAACCGGAATGACAGGGGGTCGAGCTTCCCGGGGTTCCATTTTTAACATTTTTAAAGACACAATTATGAGAGACGGCACCCGCAAAACTGTCTAA